In Persicimonas caeni, a single window of DNA contains:
- a CDS encoding PAS domain-containing protein, producing the protein MTHYKKPDLEPAILEACLDQLPIGAILVDDEGVIKRFNRYEEQLSGRSREKVIGRSFFSDVAPCTNDIELGARFREGIEDGNLDIDIEFSFPYPYNRVARDVRIRATSVHGQEDHINLVLIEEITSRRELERNNQTMMASLRAMIGADAVGDADERKPAATVTRQKAVCLLADLSSYASVAREVAPDELFGLLDGRIRRAVAAIHRYGGHIDEITGEAVRAYFVIEEREEVHNQAFFNALRAARDITGERGDAEFELPFRVGIASGEVIQGQLGRDEFSQKATVGAAFTAASRLASLAGEAQTMMAADVEERVRESVGTSEVPRMPIVGLDEVWPVYRLERVDLP; encoded by the coding sequence ATGACGCATTACAAAAAGCCCGACCTCGAGCCTGCCATCCTGGAGGCTTGCCTCGACCAGCTTCCCATCGGCGCGATCCTCGTCGACGACGAGGGTGTCATCAAGCGGTTCAATCGCTACGAGGAGCAGCTTTCGGGGCGGTCGCGCGAGAAGGTCATCGGGCGCTCGTTCTTCTCCGATGTGGCGCCGTGCACCAACGATATCGAGCTGGGCGCCCGCTTTCGGGAGGGGATCGAAGACGGAAACCTCGACATCGATATCGAGTTCAGCTTTCCGTACCCGTACAACCGCGTGGCCCGCGACGTGCGCATCCGGGCGACCTCGGTGCACGGCCAAGAGGACCATATCAACCTGGTCCTCATCGAGGAGATCACCAGCCGGCGCGAGCTCGAGCGTAACAACCAGACGATGATGGCGAGCCTGCGGGCAATGATCGGCGCCGACGCGGTCGGGGACGCCGACGAGCGGAAACCGGCCGCCACGGTGACCCGCCAGAAGGCAGTGTGCCTGCTGGCAGACTTGTCGAGCTATGCGTCCGTGGCTCGCGAGGTGGCGCCCGACGAGCTGTTCGGCCTGCTCGATGGGCGCATTCGTCGCGCCGTGGCCGCCATCCACCGCTACGGCGGACATATCGACGAGATCACCGGCGAGGCGGTGCGGGCCTACTTCGTCATCGAGGAGCGTGAGGAGGTGCACAACCAAGCCTTCTTCAACGCCCTTCGGGCCGCGCGCGACATCACCGGAGAGCGAGGCGACGCCGAGTTCGAGCTGCCCTTCCGGGTGGGCATCGCCAGCGGCGAAGTCATCCAGGGGCAGCTGGGACGCGACGAGTTCTCCCAAAAGGCGACGGTGGGGGCGGCCTTTACCGCCGCCAGTCGCCTCGCCTCATTGGCCGGCGAGGCGCAGACGATGATGGCCGCCGACGTCGAGGAGCGCGTGCGTGAGTCGGTGGGCACCAGCGAGGTGCCGCGCATGCCCATTGTGGGCCTCGATGAAGTCTGGCCGGTCTATCGCCTCGAGCGAGTCGACCTTCCCTGA
- a CDS encoding serine/threonine-protein kinase, whose translation MSTQTRTTTTIEPGATLMGRYVIEGCLGSGGMGKVYLARQHPFDRKVVIKVMHDRHVANDQLRQRFFNEAQAASQLSHPNTITVYDFGEADDGMHFIVMEYVDGRSLLEELNDNGPMSVARAVPLVVQVAQSLGEAHRKGIIHRDLKLENIMISAVGSGDEFAKVLDFGIAKLTEKKVGLTQTGSVFGTPGYMPPEQANGNDKIDATADLYALTCCLYELLTGRLPFEGESALAVLMKHQTDPPPSLPDHLPRRLDAFIKRGMAKQPRHRPQSADEYIAGLLACFVDRDKAAGRRRPRESSSSHPNIASAQTNEGTPPGPKTTRRKASDVHSRPTMQSPVPQQKLDRAAMDDLGRAKTASGEHDSMSPRLPTPQPSPSTPVPRLEKRELTGEPTHETGRDVSESRPGTGARPGEPTDTRVPLSWVVAGGSVLVATGALLFAFNSAPEPARPSASAAATKTPAKVELTVVSEPERASIFADGQRVGITPATLSFDDGETVDLRIEKRGFRPETFDDYRVGTAADGKLVVPLEAATITVTVTSPDADGEVLVNGESFGSLLAGASRRLEVSWPKDALEVRIRYADRADYVERIPAGAISTDVEIAPAADEALGAKK comes from the coding sequence GTGAGCACGCAAACGCGAACAACGACGACCATCGAACCGGGCGCGACGTTGATGGGGCGCTACGTCATCGAGGGCTGTCTGGGGAGCGGAGGCATGGGCAAGGTGTACCTGGCCCGCCAGCACCCGTTCGACCGCAAAGTCGTCATCAAGGTCATGCACGATCGGCACGTGGCCAACGACCAGTTGCGCCAGCGCTTTTTCAACGAGGCGCAGGCGGCAAGCCAGCTGTCGCACCCCAACACGATCACGGTCTACGACTTCGGTGAGGCCGACGACGGCATGCACTTCATCGTCATGGAGTACGTCGACGGGCGCTCGCTGCTCGAAGAGCTCAACGACAACGGGCCGATGTCGGTGGCGCGTGCGGTCCCGCTGGTCGTGCAGGTCGCCCAGAGCTTGGGCGAGGCGCACCGAAAGGGGATCATCCACCGCGACCTGAAGCTCGAGAATATCATGATCTCGGCGGTCGGCTCGGGCGACGAGTTCGCCAAGGTGCTCGACTTCGGGATCGCCAAGCTCACCGAGAAGAAGGTGGGGCTGACCCAGACGGGCTCGGTGTTCGGCACGCCGGGGTATATGCCGCCCGAGCAGGCCAACGGAAACGACAAGATCGACGCCACCGCCGATCTGTACGCGCTGACTTGCTGCCTGTACGAGTTGCTCACAGGCCGGCTGCCGTTCGAGGGGGAGTCGGCGTTGGCGGTCCTGATGAAGCATCAGACCGACCCGCCTCCCAGTCTGCCCGACCATCTGCCGCGGCGCCTCGACGCGTTCATCAAGCGCGGCATGGCCAAGCAGCCGCGCCATCGGCCCCAGAGCGCCGACGAGTATATCGCCGGGCTGCTCGCCTGTTTCGTCGACCGCGACAAAGCCGCCGGTCGGCGCAGGCCGCGCGAATCGTCGTCGTCGCACCCGAACATCGCGAGTGCGCAGACCAATGAAGGTACGCCACCGGGACCGAAGACCACCCGCCGAAAGGCGTCGGATGTGCACTCGCGGCCGACGATGCAGTCGCCGGTGCCCCAGCAGAAGCTCGATCGCGCCGCGATGGACGACCTGGGTCGAGCCAAGACGGCCTCGGGCGAGCACGACAGTATGTCGCCCAGGTTGCCGACGCCCCAGCCGAGTCCGAGTACCCCGGTGCCGCGTCTCGAGAAGAGGGAGCTGACAGGTGAGCCGACGCACGAGACGGGCCGAGACGTGTCCGAATCGCGCCCGGGCACTGGCGCTCGACCTGGCGAGCCGACCGACACGCGCGTCCCTCTAAGCTGGGTGGTCGCCGGCGGGTCGGTGCTCGTCGCTACCGGCGCTCTTCTCTTTGCCTTCAACAGCGCCCCCGAGCCCGCCCGCCCCTCCGCCAGCGCGGCAGCGACGAAGACGCCCGCCAAAGTCGAGCTGACCGTGGTGAGCGAGCCCGAGCGCGCCAGCATCTTCGCCGACGGCCAGCGCGTGGGGATCACCCCGGCAACGCTGAGCTTCGACGACGGCGAGACTGTCGACCTGCGCATCGAAAAGAGAGGGTTCCGCCCCGAGACGTTCGATGACTACAGAGTCGGCACCGCCGCCGACGGAAAGCTCGTGGTGCCGCTGGAGGCGGCCACGATCACCGTCACGGTGACCTCCCCGGATGCCGACGGCGAAGTGCTCGTCAACGGTGAATCGTTCGGAAGTCTGTTGGCGGGAGCGAGCCGTCGACTCGAGGTGAGCTGGCCGAAAGACGCGTTGGAGGTGCGCATTCGCTACGCCGACCGCGCTGACTACGTCGAGCGCATCCCCGCAGGGGCGATCTCGACCGACGTCGAAATCGCCCCTGCGGCCGATGAAGCGCTGGGGGCGAAGAAGTAG
- a CDS encoding 4Fe-4S dicluster domain-containing protein → MSHVITEWCQGTCDTSCVDVCPIDCIQGPLPVNEIRKLQLDGKRDRLREIQMYIDPETCIDCGACVPECPMKAIYEDFNLPERLAPDASRNVAFFQ, encoded by the coding sequence ATGAGCCATGTGATCACAGAGTGGTGCCAGGGAACTTGCGATACCTCGTGTGTCGACGTCTGCCCGATTGACTGCATCCAGGGTCCACTGCCGGTCAACGAGATTCGCAAGCTGCAGTTGGACGGCAAACGCGACCGGCTGCGCGAGATTCAGATGTACATCGATCCGGAGACGTGCATCGACTGCGGCGCCTGTGTGCCCGAGTGTCCGATGAAGGCGATCTACGAGGACTTCAACCTGCCCGAGCGCCTCGCTCCGGACGCCTCCCGAAACGTCGCCTTTTTCCAGTAG
- a CDS encoding proprotein convertase P-domain-containing protein: protein MNTNTTKWAIAGLLAIGALAGCAESADDTSKARVTPDGMVKQSEGTDGKGDAWNWRNDPSRFRSELTYTFAELPIEGYSQRVAWADTYWPTYEDSINARWQGHDTLSPAEKYDKAFNGWAEPEGFMDLKPFDSSSCTWDEDYYTSLGPAAEYTSRYKGNWKSHNGVDDDGDGLADKDECGYGDENKDRDGVETWWGLCHAWVPAAILEDEPLRPVTRNGVTFEVSDIKALIIAQYDRADAYMLGGRCNDKEVERDEETGRVMNSGCRDVNAGTFHVIVTNFLGLQQRAIAEDRTYNYEVWNQPVTGFKITEQREITLEEAHELLKVKGEDGEVSEPVEYVYNEDAEKFIEIKLTTDYITESHASTRPNGDHIERYTRHDYYHYILELDGEGKIIGGEWLGDSIQNHPDFLWLPTRARSGNPHIDTDLVRDLIAESRQDPDAPGGDEPAEGEFRYTSSESVAIPDNDPNGATSTITVAEREVISGLKLDLEVEHTYRGDLVVELRHDGTTVLVYNGQDASPAWEDNVSLSAEQILGFEGMNTEGEWELVVSDNARIDTGTIEGWTLEFDVATDAPFPDPEPQPEPVAGDYEFDGETNVAIPDNDDAGLTSTITVEEAGEVSELAIDLGVSHTYAGDLMITLTHDGITATVFNGDEVDDPSADDVHITGKLLAEFEGVDMAGDWTLQVVDRAKYDEGQLDSWRMNIVTE from the coding sequence ATGAACACCAACACCACCAAGTGGGCGATCGCCGGTCTGCTCGCCATCGGCGCGCTCGCCGGTTGCGCCGAGAGCGCTGACGACACATCGAAAGCCCGCGTAACCCCCGACGGCATGGTCAAGCAGTCGGAGGGCACCGACGGTAAGGGCGACGCCTGGAACTGGCGCAACGACCCGTCTCGCTTTCGCAGCGAGCTCACCTACACGTTCGCCGAGTTGCCCATCGAGGGCTATTCGCAGCGCGTGGCGTGGGCCGACACCTACTGGCCGACCTACGAGGATAGCATCAACGCGCGCTGGCAGGGCCACGACACGTTGTCGCCGGCCGAGAAGTACGACAAGGCGTTCAACGGGTGGGCCGAGCCCGAGGGCTTCATGGACCTGAAGCCGTTCGACTCGTCGAGCTGCACCTGGGACGAGGACTACTACACCTCGCTGGGCCCGGCCGCCGAGTACACCAGCCGCTACAAGGGTAACTGGAAGTCGCATAACGGCGTCGACGACGACGGCGACGGCCTCGCCGACAAAGACGAGTGTGGCTATGGCGACGAGAACAAGGACCGCGACGGCGTCGAGACCTGGTGGGGGCTTTGCCACGCGTGGGTGCCGGCGGCGATCTTGGAGGACGAGCCGCTTCGTCCGGTGACCCGAAACGGCGTGACCTTCGAGGTCAGCGACATCAAGGCGCTCATCATTGCCCAGTACGACCGCGCCGACGCCTACATGCTCGGCGGTCGCTGCAACGACAAAGAGGTCGAGCGCGACGAGGAGACCGGCCGCGTGATGAACTCGGGCTGCCGCGACGTCAACGCCGGCACCTTCCACGTCATCGTGACCAACTTCCTGGGCCTGCAGCAGCGCGCCATCGCCGAGGACCGCACCTACAACTACGAGGTGTGGAACCAGCCGGTGACCGGCTTCAAGATCACCGAGCAGCGCGAAATCACCCTCGAGGAGGCCCACGAGCTTCTCAAGGTCAAAGGCGAAGACGGCGAGGTCAGCGAGCCCGTCGAGTACGTCTATAATGAAGACGCCGAGAAGTTCATCGAGATCAAGCTGACCACCGACTATATCACCGAGTCGCACGCCTCGACGCGCCCCAACGGCGACCACATCGAGCGCTACACCCGCCACGACTACTACCACTACATCCTCGAGCTCGACGGCGAGGGCAAGATCATCGGCGGCGAGTGGCTGGGCGATTCGATCCAGAACCACCCCGACTTCTTGTGGCTGCCCACGCGCGCTCGCAGCGGCAACCCGCATATCGACACCGACCTGGTACGCGACTTGATCGCCGAGAGCCGCCAGGACCCCGACGCGCCCGGCGGTGACGAGCCGGCCGAAGGCGAGTTCCGCTACACGAGCTCCGAGTCGGTGGCCATCCCCGACAACGACCCCAACGGCGCCACGAGCACCATCACCGTCGCCGAGCGCGAGGTCATCAGCGGGCTGAAGCTCGACCTCGAGGTGGAGCATACCTACCGCGGCGACTTGGTCGTCGAGCTGCGCCACGACGGCACCACCGTGCTCGTCTACAACGGCCAGGACGCAAGCCCCGCCTGGGAAGACAACGTGAGCCTGTCGGCCGAGCAAATCCTCGGCTTCGAGGGCATGAATACCGAAGGGGAGTGGGAACTCGTGGTCAGCGATAACGCGCGCATCGACACGGGCACCATCGAGGGCTGGACGCTCGAATTCGACGTGGCGACCGACGCGCCGTTCCCCGACCCGGAACCGCAGCCCGAGCCGGTCGCCGGCGACTACGAGTTCGACGGTGAGACGAACGTGGCCATCCCCGACAACGACGACGCCGGTCTGACGAGCACCATCACCGTCGAGGAAGCCGGCGAGGTCAGCGAGTTGGCCATCGATCTGGGCGTCAGCCACACCTACGCCGGCGACCTGATGATCACGCTGACCCACGACGGCATCACCGCCACCGTCTTCAACGGCGATGAGGTCGACGACCCGTCGGCCGACGACGTTCACATCACCGGCAAGCTTCTGGCCGAGTTCGAAGGCGTCGACATGGCGGGCGATTGGACGCTGCAGGTGGTCGACCGCGCCAAGTACGACGAGGGTCAGCTCGATTCGTGGCGCATGAACATCGTGACCGAATAA
- a CDS encoding HupE/UreJ family protein: protein MSCIVLAVVASFVMVSQPAFAHQTAVSTLNVEVRPDKREVDMLLAISPDDVTDHLKLDPNGDGWVDQSELPYLEPAIGSYFEEHLQVTNNGQVCQPTHQDFVDMGRRMASLLFRKTVQCDDALGEVTLTNEVMLASKNGYTHYGQIQIGKDIHTTVFNRDTSSYTVQVGADGQAASEQSFWDVFVQYIWQGVLHIVLGIDHVLFVLCLLLAARRFRPLLVVVTSFTLAHSITLALSALEVLTLPPTVVEPLIALSIAWVAVELLLEAKKPADASKDDEEVGPPLHLYALTFAFGLLHGFGFSYVLRDEVGLPTDALVPALLSFNVGVELGQIAIVAAAFPLVAWARGREWGSKAIKVVAALVLLVSVYWFVTRLM from the coding sequence ATGAGCTGTATCGTTTTGGCCGTTGTGGCCAGCTTCGTGATGGTGTCCCAGCCGGCCTTTGCGCATCAAACAGCCGTCAGTACGCTCAACGTCGAGGTCCGCCCCGACAAGCGCGAGGTCGACATGTTGCTGGCGATCTCGCCGGACGACGTCACCGACCACCTGAAGCTCGACCCCAACGGTGACGGCTGGGTCGACCAATCCGAGTTGCCGTATCTCGAGCCGGCCATCGGCTCGTATTTCGAAGAGCATCTGCAGGTCACCAACAACGGCCAAGTCTGCCAGCCCACCCACCAAGACTTCGTCGACATGGGCCGGCGCATGGCGTCGTTGCTCTTTCGAAAGACGGTTCAATGCGACGACGCCCTCGGTGAGGTCACCCTGACCAACGAGGTGATGCTCGCCTCGAAGAATGGCTACACCCACTACGGCCAGATCCAGATCGGCAAAGACATCCACACCACCGTCTTCAACCGCGACACCTCGAGCTACACCGTACAAGTCGGCGCCGACGGCCAAGCCGCCTCCGAGCAGAGCTTTTGGGACGTCTTCGTCCAATATATCTGGCAGGGCGTCTTGCACATCGTGCTCGGCATCGACCACGTGCTCTTCGTTCTATGCCTGCTGCTGGCTGCCCGCCGCTTCCGGCCGCTCTTGGTCGTCGTCACGAGCTTTACGCTGGCCCACTCGATCACGTTGGCGTTGAGCGCTCTGGAGGTGCTCACGTTGCCGCCTACGGTCGTCGAGCCGCTCATCGCGCTGTCGATCGCCTGGGTCGCCGTCGAGCTTCTGCTCGAAGCGAAGAAGCCCGCCGATGCGAGCAAAGACGACGAAGAGGTCGGTCCGCCCTTGCACCTGTACGCGCTGACCTTCGCGTTCGGTCTGTTGCACGGCTTCGGGTTCTCGTACGTGCTGCGCGACGAGGTCGGCTTGCCGACCGATGCGCTCGTGCCGGCGCTGTTGTCGTTCAACGTGGGTGTGGAGTTGGGCCAGATCGCCATCGTGGCCGCGGCGTTCCCGCTGGTCGCGTGGGCGCGCGGTCGGGAGTGGGGCTCGAAGGCGATCAAAGTTGTGGCGGCGTTGGTGTTGTTGGTGAGTGTGTATTGGTTTGTAACGCGGTTGATGTAG
- a CDS encoding helix-turn-helix domain-containing protein, which translates to MLSDDQYILNFRQQVGGNLRRLRRANGMSQSKLAERAGLNRSYLSMVENGRRNISLDNLVSLALALKVEPIELFSHVEATTKPVEAAKAAE; encoded by the coding sequence ATGCTCTCTGACGATCAGTACATTTTAAATTTCCGCCAGCAGGTGGGTGGGAATCTTCGCCGACTACGCCGTGCCAACGGCATGTCTCAGTCCAAGCTCGCCGAGCGAGCCGGATTAAACCGCTCCTACCTGTCGATGGTCGAAAACGGTCGTCGGAACATATCCCTCGACAACTTGGTCTCCCTGGCCCTAGCCTTGAAAGTCGAGCCCATCGAACTGTTTTCGCACGTCGAAGCGACGACGAAACCAGTCGAGGCAGCCAAAGCTGCCGAATAA
- a CDS encoding TonB-dependent receptor produces the protein MKHFAACLAAVVFVVAASPSLGFAEPTGQIHVVVFGPPNGLPVEGAEVEVGDQTLETNKDGAAWLNVAPGTYTLSISHESMASARIDDVEVARGEGAEVVVEVRADGEVIADVETVELGKGRQAAEAQQPENTGPPGTLSGTVVSFEGQTPIEGARVFVRGLAEEAKTDKNGRFTMQVPSGTWDLSVIHPEYSTASETGVEVAAEGEADVTIAMTPASVRLAAFKVTIPRIEGGTISLLEERKETSQVADVIGAEQFSKSGDSDAASALSRVTGLTVVGGKYVYVRGLGERYSSSLLNGSSLPSPDPERRVVPLDLFPTSILDSVVVQKTYSADMPGGFGGGVVRMRTRSFPSDFSAGVELSLGANTMTTFQDGLAYQGGGLDWLGFDDGTRALPEKVRRAAAQSPLKRGGTFSDNGFSPRELEAIGEAMPNHYSTRSETVMPGLGISADLGDTVELFDADAGYRIALSYDNDHDVNRYNKTYFLNADQTIVNQYDFDERIDEVVLSAMLAGGLQFDEGNMIELTSMISRLTDNETQVYQGYYDDIGDDIRMTRLRWLERQLMFHQLRGEHKVEDWNDIEIDWRYAYGQARRDEPDRRDYRYDWNPRVNDWVLSNRPDGNVRLYSDLVDNSHDLGASVTIPFDVWSSLEAKVKTGADFLYKDRAVSTRRFSFKAEPPPSEQERTQSPEELINDGTIGPDGYEILETTRPTDNYTAAHIIVAPYLLTELPLTETFEIAAGVRLEQSTQTVTTQQLFTNEVDESTLDRLDVLPSLSTTWKFVDDMQLRGAVARTVNRPDFRELSPACFASVVGGRQVCGNPNLERATITHFDARWEWYPSRGESVSVGAFLKLFEAPIEIVLEPGTPPQETYSNAEGATNYGVEFDARKNLDVLSDAFRDFYIAGNVALIASQVDIGENDVLTNTERALQGQSPFVVNMQFGYDNADLGTSATLLYNVFGQRIISVGARGRPDTYEEPSHVVDFVYSQRLSDHFKLGFKAKNLLDLDQPETVGTRQALRQFEGRSFSAKIAWEY, from the coding sequence ATGAAGCATTTCGCAGCATGTTTGGCGGCCGTGGTCTTTGTCGTCGCGGCGTCGCCATCGCTCGGTTTTGCCGAGCCTACGGGTCAGATCCATGTGGTCGTCTTCGGCCCGCCCAACGGCCTTCCGGTCGAGGGCGCCGAGGTCGAGGTGGGCGACCAGACCCTCGAAACCAATAAAGACGGGGCAGCGTGGCTGAACGTCGCCCCGGGCACGTACACCCTGAGCATCAGCCACGAGAGCATGGCTTCGGCTCGGATCGACGACGTCGAAGTGGCTCGCGGCGAGGGCGCCGAGGTGGTCGTCGAGGTGCGCGCCGATGGTGAGGTGATCGCCGACGTCGAGACCGTCGAGCTCGGCAAGGGGCGCCAAGCTGCCGAGGCCCAACAGCCCGAGAACACCGGTCCTCCGGGCACGTTGTCCGGCACCGTCGTCTCCTTCGAGGGGCAGACACCCATCGAGGGGGCGCGCGTGTTCGTGCGCGGGCTCGCCGAAGAGGCGAAGACCGACAAAAACGGTCGATTCACCATGCAGGTCCCCTCGGGCACCTGGGACCTCTCGGTCATCCATCCCGAGTACAGCACCGCCAGCGAGACCGGCGTGGAGGTCGCGGCCGAAGGGGAGGCCGACGTCACCATCGCGATGACCCCGGCGTCAGTTCGTCTGGCTGCGTTCAAAGTCACCATCCCGCGCATCGAGGGCGGCACCATTTCGCTGCTCGAAGAGCGTAAGGAGACCTCGCAGGTCGCCGACGTCATCGGCGCCGAGCAATTCTCCAAGAGCGGCGACTCCGATGCGGCGTCGGCGCTCAGTCGCGTCACCGGTTTGACGGTCGTCGGCGGCAAGTACGTGTATGTGCGCGGACTCGGCGAGCGCTACTCCAGCTCGTTGTTGAACGGATCGAGTCTGCCGAGTCCCGACCCCGAGCGACGCGTGGTTCCACTCGACCTGTTCCCGACCTCCATTCTCGACAGCGTCGTCGTCCAGAAGACCTACTCGGCAGACATGCCCGGCGGCTTCGGCGGCGGCGTGGTGCGTATGCGCACCCGCTCGTTTCCCTCGGATTTCTCGGCCGGCGTCGAGCTATCGCTGGGCGCCAACACGATGACGACCTTTCAGGACGGATTGGCCTATCAGGGCGGCGGCTTGGACTGGCTGGGCTTCGACGACGGCACCCGCGCGCTGCCCGAGAAGGTGCGCCGGGCCGCCGCCCAGAGCCCGCTCAAGCGTGGCGGCACGTTCTCGGACAACGGCTTCAGCCCTCGAGAGCTCGAGGCGATCGGTGAGGCGATGCCGAACCACTATTCGACGCGCAGCGAGACGGTGATGCCGGGGCTAGGCATCTCGGCCGACCTCGGCGACACAGTCGAGCTGTTCGACGCCGACGCGGGTTACCGCATCGCGCTCAGCTACGACAACGACCACGACGTCAACCGCTACAACAAAACCTACTTCCTCAACGCCGACCAGACGATCGTCAACCAATACGACTTCGACGAGCGCATCGACGAAGTCGTCTTGTCGGCGATGCTCGCCGGTGGTCTTCAGTTCGACGAGGGCAACATGATCGAGCTCACCTCGATGATCTCGCGGCTGACCGACAACGAAACCCAGGTCTATCAGGGCTACTACGACGATATCGGCGACGATATCCGCATGACCCGCCTGCGCTGGCTCGAGCGCCAGTTGATGTTCCACCAGCTTCGCGGCGAGCACAAAGTCGAGGACTGGAACGACATCGAGATCGACTGGCGCTACGCCTACGGCCAGGCACGCCGCGACGAGCCCGACCGTCGCGACTACCGCTACGACTGGAACCCGCGTGTCAACGATTGGGTGCTGTCGAACCGCCCCGACGGCAACGTGCGCCTCTACAGCGACTTGGTCGACAACAGCCACGACCTGGGCGCTTCGGTCACCATTCCCTTCGACGTGTGGTCCTCATTGGAGGCCAAGGTCAAGACGGGCGCGGACTTTCTCTACAAGGATCGCGCGGTGTCGACGCGCCGCTTCTCCTTCAAAGCCGAGCCGCCGCCCTCCGAACAGGAGCGCACCCAGTCGCCCGAGGAATTGATCAACGACGGCACCATCGGCCCGGACGGCTACGAGATCTTGGAGACGACGCGTCCGACGGACAACTACACCGCCGCGCACATCATCGTCGCCCCCTACTTGCTCACCGAGCTACCGCTCACCGAGACCTTCGAGATCGCTGCAGGTGTACGTCTCGAGCAGTCGACGCAGACGGTCACCACCCAACAGCTCTTCACCAATGAGGTCGACGAGTCGACCCTCGACCGGCTCGACGTGCTGCCTTCGCTGAGCACCACTTGGAAATTCGTCGACGACATGCAGCTTCGTGGCGCGGTCGCCCGCACGGTCAACCGCCCCGACTTTCGCGAGCTGTCTCCGGCCTGCTTCGCTTCGGTCGTCGGCGGCCGCCAAGTCTGCGGCAACCCTAACCTCGAGCGCGCTACGATCACTCACTTCGACGCCCGCTGGGAGTGGTATCCGAGCCGCGGCGAGTCGGTGTCGGTCGGCGCCTTCCTCAAGTTGTTCGAAGCTCCTATCGAGATCGTGCTCGAGCCGGGCACGCCGCCTCAGGAGACCTACTCCAACGCCGAGGGCGCGACCAACTACGGCGTCGAGTTCGACGCGCGCAAGAACCTCGACGTGCTATCTGACGCGTTCCGCGACTTTTATATCGCCGGCAACGTGGCGCTGATCGCCTCGCAGGTCGATATCGGCGAAAATGACGTGCTCACCAACACCGAGCGCGCGCTGCAGGGGCAGTCGCCCTTTGTCGTCAACATGCAGTTCGGCTACGACAACGCCGACCTGGGCACCTCGGCGACCTTGCTCTACAACGTCTTCGGCCAGCGCATTATCAGCGTCGGCGCTCGCGGGCGTCCGGACACCTACGAAGAGCCGTCCCACGTGGTCGATTTCGTCTACTCACAGCGGCTCTCCGACCACTTCAAGCTCGGCTTCAAGGCAAAGAATCTTCTCGACCTCGACCAGCCCGAGACCGTCGGCACTCGACAGGCACTTCGCCAGTTCGAAGGACGCTCCTTTTCAGCCAAGATCGCATGGGAGTATTAA